From one bacterium genomic stretch:
- the gyrB gene encoding DNA topoisomerase (ATP-hydrolyzing) subunit B, which translates to MEDRLNLNDKYTADKIQVLEGLEGVRKRPSMYIGDISTRGLHHLVYEVVDNSIDEVMVGECTNIEVIIHKNNSVSVEDNGRGIPVDLHPIYKKPALEIVMCTLHAGGKFDSGAYKISGGLHGVGVSVVNGLSQQLKAEVFRDGKIYSQSYEKGIPITELKITGKTKKKGTKITFLPDSSIFENIVFQFDILSHRLRELAFLNKGLKITIKDERDGKIETFCYKGGIQEFVILLLKEKKALHKPIYFEKIREDTSLDVCLCYSDDYVTNILSYVNTINTEEGGTHLSGLKSALTRAINDYARRNKFIKENEQGLSGDDIREGLNAVISIKMKNPQFEGQTKTKLGNSEIKGIVDSLVYEELVSFFDENPSIARKIVEKGLLASKAREAARKAKELVRKKGDELGVLCGKLADCSSKNPQECELYIVEGDSAGGSAKQGRDREFQAILPLKGKILNVEKARFEKMLHNEEIKALISSIGCGISQSDEDFDISKLRYHKIIIMTDADVDGSHIRTLLLTLFYRYLKILIVDGYVYIAKPPLYCLRKKNEEHYLYSEEEKDRLISKMKDGFVLQRYKGLGEMNPEQLWKTTMDPKTRKMIKISIEDAYEAEKTFSLLMGDKVLPRKNFITQHAREVKNLDV; encoded by the coding sequence ATGGAAGATCGCTTAAACCTTAACGATAAATACACCGCCGATAAGATTCAAGTATTAGAGGGCTTGGAAGGGGTTAGAAAGAGGCCAAGTATGTACATTGGTGATATAAGCACAAGGGGGCTTCATCACCTTGTCTATGAGGTGGTTGATAATTCCATCGATGAGGTAATGGTAGGAGAATGCACAAACATTGAGGTTATAATTCATAAGAACAATAGCGTTAGCGTAGAGGACAATGGTCGAGGTATTCCGGTTGATCTGCATCCGATCTATAAGAAGCCAGCCCTTGAGATTGTTATGTGCACCCTACATGCCGGAGGAAAGTTTGACTCTGGTGCATATAAAATCTCAGGAGGATTACACGGGGTTGGTGTCTCTGTGGTTAATGGCTTGTCGCAGCAGCTTAAGGCAGAGGTATTCAGGGATGGAAAAATTTATAGCCAAAGCTATGAAAAAGGAATTCCCATTACAGAGCTTAAAATTACAGGAAAAACAAAGAAAAAAGGGACAAAGATAACCTTTCTGCCCGATTCTTCTATCTTTGAAAATATTGTCTTCCAATTTGATATACTTTCTCATAGATTAAGGGAGCTTGCCTTTTTAAACAAGGGATTAAAAATAACCATAAAGGATGAAAGGGATGGCAAAATAGAAACATTTTGTTATAAGGGAGGGATTCAGGAATTTGTCATCCTTCTTTTAAAGGAAAAAAAAGCCCTGCATAAGCCCATATATTTTGAAAAGATAAGGGAAGATACCTCCTTAGATGTTTGTCTTTGCTATTCTGATGATTATGTAACAAATATCCTTTCTTATGTGAATACCATAAATACAGAGGAGGGAGGAACCCATCTTTCTGGCCTTAAATCAGCCCTAACCAGGGCAATCAACGATTATGCAAGGAGGAATAAATTTATCAAGGAGAATGAACAGGGTTTATCGGGTGATGATATAAGGGAAGGTCTTAATGCGGTGATTAGCATAAAGATGAAAAATCCCCAATTTGAAGGCCAGACAAAGACGAAGCTTGGAAACTCTGAGATAAAAGGCATTGTTGACTCCCTTGTTTATGAGGAGCTTGTATCATTCTTTGATGAAAATCCATCCATTGCAAGAAAGATTGTAGAAAAGGGGCTATTGGCATCAAAGGCAAGGGAGGCGGCAAGGAAGGCAAAGGAGCTTGTGAGGAAAAAGGGCGATGAACTTGGCGTTCTCTGCGGAAAGCTTGCCGATTGCTCTTCAAAGAATCCCCAAGAATGCGAGCTTTATATTGTTGAGGGCGATAGTGCCGGTGGTTCGGCAAAGCAAGGAAGGGATAGAGAATTTCAGGCAATCCTTCCTTTAAAGGGAAAAATTCTTAATGTGGAAAAAGCCAGGTTTGAAAAGATGCTTCATAATGAGGAGATAAAAGCCCTTATATCTTCTATTGGGTGCGGCATTTCGCAATCTGATGAGGATTTTGATATTTCTAAGCTTAGATACCATAAGATAATAATTATGACCGATGCAGATGTTGATGGGTCGCATATAAGAACCCTCCTCCTTACTTTATTTTACAGGTATCTTAAGATTCTTATTGTTGATGGCTATGTTTATATTGCCAAGCCACCCCTTTATTGCTTAAGGAAGAAAAACGAGGAGCATTACCTTTATTCTGAGGAGGAAAAGGATAGGCTTATATCAAAAATGAAGGACGGCTTTGTCCTTCAAAGATACAAAGGCTTAGGTGAGATGAACCCTGAACAATTATGGAAGACAACAATGGATCCTAAGACAAGAAAGATGATAAAGATAAGCATTGAGGATGCCTATGAGGCAGAAAAAACCTTTTCCCTCCTTATGGGGGATAAGGTTCTTCCTAGAAAGAATTTTATTACACAACACGCCAGGGAGGTAAAAAACCTTGATGTTTAA